A portion of the Natronococcus sp. AD-5 genome contains these proteins:
- a CDS encoding phosphoadenosine phosphosulfate reductase family protein: protein MPQNFPDYVDVDYDDGTGQDPEDYPHINDKIEKAVEVTRQGLEQYENPAVMWTGGKDSTLVLYFVKEVADRYDLEVPPAIFIDHYQHFDEIHDFVDRWAEEWDLDVIYARNEDIGEYVEANDLEPGDDIPVDELSEHNRHHVDNILEYEEDTFPFLLDTYAGNHLLKTVALNDALEEYDVDGILSGVRWDEQEARADETFFSPRHDPDIYPPHDRVQPILQFDEAAVWEAFWNFVVPDTVEEFPDEGYVPEGKDDLPNDLEPADTPVSPKYWEGFRSLGSEISTEKTEDDPAWLQDLEGTTERAGRAQDKEDLMERLRDLGYM from the coding sequence ATGCCGCAGAACTTCCCCGACTACGTCGACGTCGATTACGACGACGGTACCGGTCAGGATCCCGAAGATTATCCGCACATCAACGACAAGATCGAGAAGGCGGTCGAGGTAACCCGGCAGGGGCTCGAGCAGTACGAGAACCCCGCGGTTATGTGGACCGGCGGAAAGGACTCGACGCTCGTCCTCTACTTCGTCAAGGAGGTCGCCGACCGCTACGACCTCGAGGTGCCGCCCGCGATCTTCATCGACCACTACCAGCACTTCGACGAGATCCACGACTTCGTCGACCGCTGGGCCGAGGAGTGGGACCTCGACGTGATCTACGCGCGCAACGAGGACATCGGCGAGTACGTCGAGGCGAACGACTTAGAGCCCGGCGACGACATTCCGGTCGACGAACTCTCCGAACACAACCGGCACCACGTCGATAACATCCTCGAGTACGAGGAGGACACCTTCCCGTTCCTGCTCGACACCTACGCCGGCAACCACCTGCTGAAGACCGTCGCGCTCAACGACGCGCTCGAGGAGTACGACGTCGACGGTATCCTCTCCGGCGTCCGCTGGGACGAACAAGAGGCCCGCGCCGACGAGACGTTCTTCTCGCCGCGCCACGACCCCGACATCTACCCGCCCCACGACCGCGTGCAGCCCATCCTGCAGTTCGACGAGGCCGCCGTCTGGGAGGCGTTCTGGAACTTCGTGGTCCCGGACACCGTCGAGGAGTTCCCGGACGAGGGCTACGTCCCGGAGGGCAAAGACGACCTGCCCAACGACCTCGAGCCCGCAGACACCCCCGTCTCGCCGAAGTACTGGGAAGGGTTCCGCTCGCTGGGCAGCGAGATCAGCACCGAGAAGACCGAGGACGACCCGGCCTGGCTCCAGGACCTCGAGGGGACGACCGAGCGCGCGGGCCGCGCCCAGGACAAGGAGGACCTGATGGAGCGCCTGCGCGACCTCGGGTACATGTAG
- a CDS encoding DUF7577 domain-containing protein, whose translation MDDPSTYGIVGRLAIAAFVIIAPTILFLGLVRGLERLRDDDLINEWARNRGSGDEIPPNDDVLAVLASGLEFERAGASSVHCPACGVANRTSMRYCRECLTRLPS comes from the coding sequence ATGGACGATCCGAGCACGTACGGGATCGTCGGTCGGCTCGCGATCGCGGCGTTCGTGATAATCGCTCCGACGATCCTCTTTCTGGGCCTGGTCCGCGGACTCGAGCGATTGCGGGACGACGACCTCATCAACGAATGGGCGCGCAACCGGGGTAGCGGAGACGAGATTCCGCCGAACGACGACGTGCTCGCCGTCCTGGCCAGCGGCCTCGAGTTCGAGCGCGCCGGCGCCTCGAGCGTTCACTGTCCCGCGTGCGGCGTTGCGAACCGAACCAGCATGCGGTACTGTCGCGAATGCCTTACTCGCCTTCCGTCGTAA
- a CDS encoding metal-dependent hydrolase family protein has translation MRVIDADVLITGRDERPLEDGRLVLDDEGTIGAVGTQEGVSAPDGADHERYPAVTPGLIDAHVHLQGMREMNPLSWITESSELGTARATADLRDLLAAGFTAVRDVGSTTGIGLREAVDEGTIPGPRIFTSGRSISQTGGHGDAHYLPYEWTSTTDESLATLADGPDECRKEARKRIRDGVDVLKIMTTGGVLSEKDAPDQSQFTDAEIRAFVEEAHRVGVPVASHAQGAPGIEAALRNGVDTIEHGFYLDEECVDLFTETGGIFVHTLSIMHRLVETGADHGVPEYGLEKAREANEAHFDSVERAYEAGVPIATGTDFLGPDLVPHGENALELELFVEEIGMDEHEALQSATRIAAETVPADDIGTLEAGNRGDLLALGRDPLEDITAVRSIETVYRDGEPVES, from the coding sequence ATGCGAGTTATCGACGCGGACGTGCTCATCACGGGCCGGGACGAGCGACCGCTCGAGGACGGGCGGCTCGTTCTCGACGACGAGGGAACCATCGGCGCCGTCGGCACGCAGGAAGGCGTCAGCGCGCCGGACGGTGCCGATCACGAGCGCTATCCGGCGGTCACGCCGGGGCTCATCGACGCGCACGTCCACCTCCAGGGGATGCGCGAGATGAATCCGCTCTCCTGGATCACGGAGTCCTCGGAACTGGGGACCGCGCGGGCGACCGCCGACCTCCGGGACCTCCTCGCGGCGGGGTTCACCGCCGTTCGGGACGTCGGCTCGACGACCGGCATCGGCCTGCGCGAGGCCGTCGACGAGGGGACGATTCCCGGCCCCCGGATCTTCACGAGCGGCCGGAGCATCAGCCAGACGGGTGGCCACGGCGACGCCCACTATCTTCCCTACGAGTGGACGTCGACCACCGACGAGTCGCTCGCGACGCTGGCCGACGGCCCCGACGAGTGCCGCAAGGAGGCCCGCAAACGCATCCGCGACGGGGTGGACGTCCTCAAGATCATGACGACCGGCGGGGTCCTGAGCGAGAAGGACGCGCCCGACCAGAGTCAGTTCACCGACGCCGAGATCCGGGCCTTCGTCGAGGAGGCCCACCGCGTCGGCGTTCCGGTCGCCTCGCACGCCCAGGGCGCGCCGGGGATCGAGGCCGCGCTGCGAAACGGCGTCGACACCATCGAGCACGGGTTCTATCTCGACGAAGAGTGCGTCGATCTCTTCACCGAAACGGGAGGGATCTTCGTCCATACGCTCTCGATCATGCACCGACTCGTCGAGACGGGCGCCGATCACGGCGTTCCCGAATACGGCCTCGAGAAGGCCCGCGAGGCCAACGAAGCCCACTTCGACTCCGTCGAGCGCGCCTACGAGGCCGGCGTCCCCATCGCGACGGGGACGGACTTTCTCGGACCCGACCTCGTCCCGCACGGCGAGAACGCCCTCGAGCTCGAGCTGTTCGTCGAGGAGATCGGCATGGACGAACACGAGGCGCTGCAGTCCGCGACCCGGATCGCCGCCGAAACCGTTCCCGCCGACGACATCGGCACCCTCGAGGCCGGCAACCGCGGCGACCTGCTCGCGCTCGGACGCGACCCGCTCGAGGACATCACCGCGGTTCGATCGATCGAGACGGTCTACCGTGACGGCGAGCCGGTCGAAAGCTGA
- a CDS encoding cupredoxin domain-containing protein: protein MIAGCLGEGGKDGEQEHSESDGDDGDGSHDQEDGSSHDHGHDDHEVGQPDSEMKVEMTTNDDGNHFAPHVVHVESGGTVEWVLESGNHDTVAYHPDTHDSQRRIPDGADPWESDLLDDGDTFEQTFEVDGVYDYVCTPHEETGMVGTVVVGWPDPADQPGLNPPADDLPDAAIEQLEQYNERVREALENGESHENGDNDGENNGHDDHGDDHGDHDDH, encoded by the coding sequence GTGATTGCCGGATGTCTCGGCGAGGGTGGCAAGGACGGCGAACAGGAGCATTCCGAAAGCGACGGTGACGACGGCGACGGCTCGCACGATCAGGAGGACGGAAGCTCTCACGACCACGGTCACGACGATCACGAAGTCGGCCAGCCCGACTCCGAGATGAAAGTCGAGATGACGACGAACGACGACGGCAACCACTTCGCTCCGCACGTGGTGCACGTCGAATCCGGCGGCACCGTCGAGTGGGTGCTCGAGAGCGGAAATCACGATACCGTCGCCTACCACCCGGACACCCACGATAGCCAACGGCGAATCCCCGACGGTGCCGATCCCTGGGAGAGCGACCTGTTAGACGACGGCGACACGTTCGAGCAGACGTTCGAGGTCGACGGCGTCTACGACTACGTCTGCACCCCCCACGAGGAAACCGGAATGGTCGGCACCGTCGTCGTCGGCTGGCCGGATCCCGCCGATCAGCCGGGCCTGAACCCGCCGGCTGACGACCTCCCGGACGCCGCGATCGAACAACTCGAGCAGTACAACGAACGGGTCCGCGAGGCCCTCGAGAACGGAGAAAGCCACGAAAACGGAGATAACGACGGCGAAAACAACGGACACGATGACCACGGCGACGATCACGGAGACCACGACGATCACTAA
- a CDS encoding RsmB/NOP family class I SAM-dependent RNA methyltransferase, with translation MEQLERYRPIIGDFEAFLAACDRPLGNAVRVNTIKSSVERATAALEEEGADYEQADWNPRVLRLETDSPGSTWTSFHGFTHGQEEVSAVPPIVLDPEPGERVWDCCAAPGGKATQLAALMDDRGTVVANDSNLGRISALRFNAERLGATSLAVTNDDARNYSLGRFDFDEFDRALVDVPCSCEGTIRKNPDALDDWSEGHVSSVAGIQKGILRRAVQATREGGTVVYSTCTFAPEENEAVVQHALETEDCRVVDFELGLEHSPGLTEWEDDTYDESLERAARIYPHQNDTGGFFVAKLEVTA, from the coding sequence ATGGAGCAACTCGAGCGGTATCGACCGATCATCGGCGACTTCGAGGCGTTTCTCGCGGCCTGCGACCGACCGCTCGGCAACGCGGTCCGCGTGAACACGATCAAGAGCTCGGTCGAGCGAGCGACGGCCGCCCTCGAGGAGGAGGGCGCCGACTACGAGCAGGCCGACTGGAATCCGCGCGTCCTGCGACTCGAGACCGACTCGCCGGGGTCGACGTGGACGTCGTTCCACGGGTTCACCCACGGCCAGGAGGAGGTGTCGGCGGTGCCGCCGATCGTCCTCGACCCCGAGCCGGGCGAGCGCGTCTGGGACTGCTGTGCCGCGCCCGGCGGGAAGGCGACCCAGCTCGCGGCGCTGATGGACGATCGCGGGACCGTCGTCGCGAACGACAGCAACCTCGGCCGGATCTCGGCGCTGCGGTTCAACGCCGAACGGCTGGGCGCGACGAGCCTCGCGGTGACGAACGACGACGCCCGCAACTACTCGCTCGGACGGTTCGACTTCGACGAGTTCGACCGCGCGCTCGTGGACGTCCCCTGTTCCTGCGAGGGAACGATCCGGAAGAACCCAGACGCGCTCGACGACTGGTCCGAGGGACACGTCTCCTCCGTCGCGGGCATCCAGAAGGGGATCCTTCGACGAGCCGTCCAGGCCACCCGCGAGGGCGGGACGGTCGTCTACTCGACGTGTACGTTCGCGCCCGAGGAGAACGAGGCCGTCGTCCAGCACGCCCTCGAGACGGAAGATTGCCGGGTCGTCGACTTCGAACTGGGCCTCGAGCACTCGCCGGGGCTCACTGAGTGGGAGGACGACACCTACGACGAGAGCCTCGAGCGGGCGGCGCGGATCTACCCCCACCAG
- a CDS encoding DUF7110 family protein, translating into MSTEESRHVYRLHSTLELPLEDLHDHIDDATFPEGIADVEITRRNNTLILKAVAEDDSVSKYTPTAQLKASVTENRVYEEDPDERRNTFRWDEEEEEIESELVEFAAFKGDRETVLQNSLLQYEMFLVLCEIAEAAEKGTLTAISERDGDLDATRIVEGEPRPADIEVVEGPRDHNSGQGGVNWRDNKFITD; encoded by the coding sequence ATGTCCACAGAGGAATCCAGACACGTTTATCGGCTGCACTCGACCCTCGAATTGCCCCTCGAAGACCTTCACGACCACATCGACGACGCGACGTTTCCCGAGGGAATCGCGGACGTGGAGATCACCCGACGGAACAACACGCTCATTCTGAAGGCCGTCGCCGAGGACGACTCGGTGAGCAAGTACACCCCCACCGCACAGCTCAAGGCGAGCGTCACCGAGAACCGGGTCTACGAGGAGGATCCCGACGAGCGCCGGAACACCTTCCGCTGGGACGAGGAAGAGGAGGAGATCGAATCCGAGCTCGTCGAGTTCGCCGCGTTCAAGGGCGACCGCGAGACGGTGTTGCAGAACTCGCTGTTGCAGTACGAGATGTTCCTCGTTCTCTGTGAGATCGCCGAAGCCGCCGAGAAGGGGACCCTGACGGCGATTTCGGAGCGCGACGGCGACCTCGACGCGACGCGGATCGTCGAAGGAGAGCCGCGTCCGGCCGACATCGAAGTCGTCGAGGGCCCGCGGGATCACAACTCGGGTCAGGGCGGCGTTAACTGGCGCGACAACAAGTTCATCACGGACTGA
- a CDS encoding proteasome assembly chaperone family protein, translating into MPGIQLQGPEVTFEDPTLIEGFPGVGLVGKIATDHLVRELEMDYYASVDCEGLPRVSVYRGGDGRARPPVRIYVSEEHDLFALQSDAPIGSGAVETVANCVTGWIAEQGIRPIYLSGLPTERDGDGQPSLYGIATGDETETLAEHDIDVPPEDGVVSGPTGALLNRAAQRAYGSLGLIVGSSRQFPDPEAASVLLEEGIAPIADISIDVSDLVDRAEEIREKREQFARQMQEVSQDESSQAQPLRMYQ; encoded by the coding sequence ATGCCCGGGATTCAACTTCAGGGACCGGAGGTAACGTTCGAGGATCCGACGCTCATCGAGGGGTTTCCGGGGGTCGGACTCGTCGGCAAAATCGCGACCGACCACCTCGTTCGGGAACTCGAGATGGACTACTACGCCAGCGTCGACTGCGAGGGGCTGCCGCGGGTTAGCGTCTACCGCGGCGGCGACGGGCGGGCGCGCCCGCCCGTTCGGATCTACGTCAGCGAGGAGCACGACCTGTTCGCCCTCCAGAGCGACGCGCCGATCGGTTCCGGCGCCGTCGAGACCGTCGCCAACTGTGTAACCGGCTGGATCGCTGAACAGGGGATACGTCCGATCTACCTCAGCGGACTCCCCACCGAACGGGACGGGGACGGGCAGCCGTCGCTCTACGGCATCGCCACCGGCGACGAGACCGAGACGCTCGCGGAACACGACATCGACGTCCCGCCCGAGGACGGCGTCGTCAGCGGACCGACGGGGGCGCTGCTCAACCGCGCCGCACAGCGGGCCTACGGCAGCCTCGGGCTCATCGTCGGCTCCAGCCGACAGTTCCCCGACCCGGAGGCCGCGAGCGTCCTGCTCGAGGAGGGGATCGCGCCGATCGCCGATATCTCGATCGACGTCTCCGATCTCGTCGACCGCGCGGAGGAGATCCGGGAAAAACGAGAGCAGTTCGCCCGACAGATGCAGGAGGTCAGTCAGGACGAGAGTTCGCAGGCGCAGCCGCTGCGGATGTACCAGTAG
- a CDS encoding phosphate ABC transporter permease codes for MIDGVSIGLVLGGVVLLFSGAAFSVYGVVLLGVLLGGSGGYLVGPSLGGVLGLEGAAAAGAPILLGALAGGLLGYLLLSAAVALTSFVVGTLFTMSAVAPAVLEHQWYLEWGVAIVAGLAAAFLGMLLTKWTMVGVTALVGAALASRSLTLEGFAAARQSLSLDPLLFDAASPLFLALVALGILSQFGLFKFGYVTRIARVLPGATVLPGRRREEPEPEPAG; via the coding sequence ATGATAGATGGCGTTTCGATCGGTCTCGTTCTCGGCGGCGTAGTGCTCCTGTTCTCCGGCGCCGCTTTCTCGGTGTACGGTGTCGTGCTCCTGGGGGTCTTGCTCGGCGGCAGCGGCGGCTACCTCGTCGGCCCGTCGCTCGGCGGCGTGCTAGGGCTCGAAGGCGCGGCGGCCGCCGGGGCGCCGATCCTCCTCGGGGCGCTCGCGGGCGGCCTCCTCGGATACCTGCTGCTGTCGGCCGCGGTCGCCCTGACGAGTTTCGTCGTCGGCACCCTCTTTACGATGTCCGCGGTCGCACCGGCCGTCCTGGAGCACCAGTGGTACCTCGAGTGGGGCGTCGCGATCGTCGCCGGCCTCGCCGCCGCGTTCCTGGGCATGCTCCTCACGAAGTGGACGATGGTCGGCGTCACCGCGCTCGTCGGGGCGGCGTTGGCCTCCCGGTCGCTCACGCTCGAGGGATTCGCCGCCGCGCGGCAGTCGCTGAGCCTCGACCCGCTGCTGTTCGACGCGGCGTCGCCGCTGTTCCTCGCGCTGGTCGCGCTCGGAATCCTCTCGCAGTTCGGCCTGTTCAAGTTCGGCTACGTGACGCGGATCGCGCGGGTGCTGCCGGGCGCGACGGTGCTTCCCGGCCGGCGTCGCGAGGAGCCGGAACCGGAGCCGGCAGGGTAA
- a CDS encoding DUF6691 family protein: MAEHQQHPLFLPLIFVGGLIFGFGLGFSHMARPEVVLNFLQFADLGLLFVMFGAAVVTGITFFGIERVRSKAPLTGAVYGRRLKTLDRNVVIGGGIFGVGWGLSGICPGAAYASLGVGNVFILYGIAGMFVGAYVQGFWRSTRAGSRQPGTTAD, translated from the coding sequence GTGGCCGAACACCAGCAACACCCGCTGTTCCTGCCGCTGATCTTCGTCGGCGGGCTGATCTTCGGGTTCGGACTCGGTTTCAGCCACATGGCCCGGCCGGAGGTCGTCCTGAACTTCCTGCAGTTCGCGGACCTCGGCCTGCTGTTCGTGATGTTCGGCGCCGCGGTCGTGACGGGAATCACCTTCTTCGGCATCGAGCGGGTCCGAAGCAAGGCGCCGCTGACCGGGGCAGTCTACGGCCGTCGGCTGAAGACGCTCGACAGGAACGTCGTCATCGGCGGCGGCATCTTCGGCGTCGGCTGGGGGCTGTCGGGGATCTGTCCCGGCGCGGCCTACGCCAGTCTCGGCGTCGGGAACGTGTTCATCCTATACGGCATCGCCGGGATGTTCGTCGGGGCCTACGTCCAGGGTTTCTGGCGCTCGACGCGTGCCGGCAGCCGTCAGCCGGGGACGACAGCCGACTGA
- a CDS encoding DUF7333 family protein codes for MEFDLPTTAATFIAVIALGVVGLLASGMMTTENVLMMVAPSMILFGAIMLAIGIKYGEYRATP; via the coding sequence ATGGAGTTCGACCTCCCAACGACGGCGGCGACGTTCATCGCGGTGATCGCGCTCGGCGTCGTCGGACTGCTCGCGTCGGGAATGATGACTACGGAAAACGTACTGATGATGGTCGCTCCGTCGATGATCCTCTTCGGCGCGATCATGCTCGCGATCGGCATCAAGTACGGCGAGTACAGGGCGACGCCCTGA
- a CDS encoding aldo/keto reductase, which translates to MTDDVPPDFCPTTNGMPMLGLGTWQNEDPDACAESVRTALETGYRHVDTAQAYDNEESVGEGIASADVDREDVFLATKVWTSNLAYDDVLETARESLDRLGVDYVDLLYVHWPARTYDPEETLAAFSELYEEGLIENVGVSNFLPEQLEAAVDVCDAPIAANQVELHPLLQQPELREACANYDVDVVAYSPLARGAVFDRPELRDIAAKHGVSEAQVSLAWLREKGVTAIPKATGEEHIRDNWESLALELDRDDIDAIDAIEETSREVDPAFGPWN; encoded by the coding sequence ATGACAGACGACGTTCCGCCTGATTTCTGTCCCACCACGAACGGCATGCCGATGCTCGGACTCGGAACCTGGCAAAACGAGGACCCCGACGCGTGCGCCGAGAGCGTCCGAACCGCCCTCGAGACGGGGTATCGACACGTCGACACGGCGCAGGCGTACGACAACGAGGAGAGCGTGGGCGAGGGGATCGCCAGCGCCGACGTCGACCGGGAAGACGTCTTCCTCGCGACGAAGGTCTGGACCTCGAACCTGGCCTACGACGACGTCCTCGAGACGGCCCGGGAGAGCCTCGACCGACTCGGCGTCGACTACGTCGACCTGCTGTACGTCCACTGGCCGGCCCGAACGTACGATCCGGAGGAAACGCTCGCGGCCTTTTCGGAGCTGTACGAGGAGGGGCTGATCGAGAACGTCGGCGTGAGCAACTTCCTCCCCGAGCAGCTCGAGGCGGCCGTCGACGTCTGTGACGCGCCGATCGCGGCGAATCAGGTCGAACTGCACCCGTTACTCCAACAGCCGGAGCTTCGCGAGGCCTGTGCGAACTACGACGTCGACGTCGTCGCCTACTCGCCGCTGGCTCGCGGCGCGGTGTTCGACCGTCCGGAACTCCGGGATATCGCGGCCAAACACGGCGTCAGCGAAGCGCAGGTGAGTCTCGCCTGGCTGCGCGAAAAAGGCGTCACCGCGATTCCGAAGGCGACGGGCGAGGAGCACATCCGCGACAACTGGGAATCGCTCGCGCTGGAGCTCGATAGAGACGATATCGACGCGATCGACGCGATCGAGGAGACCAGCCGCGAGGTCGATCCCGCGTTCGGTCCCTGGAACTGA
- a CDS encoding glutaredoxin family protein gives MDFPPNQGIDQEEVDEQVAETIEENDVVLFMKGTELMPQCGYSRRALGLIDQHCDEYETVDVLESLDEYRASLSEHSGWETIPQTFVDGEFVGGSDILAELEERGELAETLDAA, from the coding sequence ATGGACTTCCCACCGAACCAAGGTATCGATCAGGAAGAGGTCGACGAGCAGGTCGCGGAGACCATCGAGGAGAACGACGTCGTCCTCTTCATGAAGGGGACGGAGCTGATGCCGCAGTGCGGCTACTCCCGTCGGGCGCTCGGTCTCATCGACCAGCACTGCGACGAGTACGAGACCGTCGACGTTCTCGAGTCCCTCGACGAGTATCGCGCGTCGCTGTCGGAGCACAGTGGCTGGGAGACGATCCCGCAGACGTTCGTCGACGGCGAGTTCGTCGGCGGTTCGGACATCCTCGCGGAACTAGAAGAACGCGGCGAGCTGGCCGAAACGCTCGACGCAGCGTAA
- a CDS encoding pyridoxamine 5'-phosphate oxidase family protein, with amino-acid sequence MTGKRSESDDEVRRSRPSTEESYGIPGHGDGLLSWEFVSETMASDRSYWVTTIRPDGTPHARPTWGVWVDGAFHCGGGERTRWVRNLSQNGDIVVHREDADEVVIIEGTAERIDADTEDPELVERLEAAYEEKYDVRHGTPFFRVRLGAVFAWSDFPADATRWAFGETDG; translated from the coding sequence ATGACCGGGAAGCGTTCAGAATCCGACGACGAAGTCCGACGATCCCGTCCCTCGACCGAGGAGAGCTACGGCATCCCCGGGCACGGCGACGGGCTGCTCTCGTGGGAGTTCGTCTCGGAAACGATGGCCAGCGACCGATCCTACTGGGTCACGACGATCCGTCCCGACGGAACGCCCCACGCGCGGCCGACGTGGGGCGTCTGGGTGGACGGAGCGTTCCACTGCGGCGGCGGCGAGCGGACGCGCTGGGTGCGCAACCTCTCGCAAAACGGCGATATCGTCGTTCATCGGGAAGACGCGGACGAGGTCGTGATCATCGAGGGAACCGCGGAGCGAATCGACGCCGACACGGAGGATCCCGAACTCGTCGAACGGCTCGAGGCGGCCTACGAGGAGAAGTACGACGTCCGACACGGGACGCCGTTTTTCCGCGTTCGTCTGGGCGCGGTGTTCGCGTGGTCCGACTTTCCGGCCGACGCGACGCGGTGGGCGTTCGGGGAGACCGACGGGTGA
- a CDS encoding YeeE/YedE family protein, which translates to MTATGSAVAVLAEPFPNGISHYAIGGLLVGLETAVIYLGTGIPAGASTFLESTLSYGSSLSRFQQYRPSRDWRLVFTLGIVAGAAIYAATFQTALLSSGLHRSATTGELREIGGVTIWLTDVQPWRLFLGGVLIGIGTRLGKGCTSGHGVCGVGSASSASVVGVATFLLIAIGVAQLVQAMGVSP; encoded by the coding sequence ATGACCGCAACGGGATCCGCCGTCGCCGTACTCGCGGAGCCGTTCCCGAACGGGATCAGCCACTACGCGATCGGCGGGCTACTGGTCGGACTCGAGACCGCCGTGATCTACCTCGGGACCGGCATCCCCGCCGGCGCGAGCACGTTCCTCGAGTCGACGCTCTCGTACGGCTCGAGCCTCTCGCGGTTCCAGCAGTATCGCCCCTCGCGGGACTGGCGCCTCGTCTTCACGCTGGGGATCGTCGCCGGCGCGGCGATCTACGCCGCCACGTTCCAGACCGCGCTCCTCTCGAGCGGACTCCACCGGTCCGCGACCACGGGAGAGCTCCGGGAGATCGGCGGCGTCACGATCTGGCTGACGGACGTCCAACCCTGGCGGCTGTTCCTCGGCGGCGTTCTCATCGGTATCGGAACTCGCCTCGGCAAGGGGTGTACTTCCGGCCACGGCGTCTGCGGCGTCGGCTCCGCCTCGAGCGCGTCCGTCGTCGGCGTCGCGACCTTTCTGCTGATCGCGATCGGAGTCGCGCAGCTCGTGCAGGCGATGGGGGTGAGCCCGTAG